From ANME-2 cluster archaeon, a single genomic window includes:
- a CDS encoding alpha-2-macroglobulin translates to MNPDKKIPLFISLLVLFLILLIVFPTITQPITKLINQPARPYDPTASYTGSDLLILAPRVMFTGGESAITIAASEKGFPVEQSISFMLVDAAGVATTLTRGSTGPSGHAVAAFDVPDLDPGTYTLVAQPAGSNATFNGSVRIANSSALFLETDKPIYKPGQVIHGRILSLNNKLIPVSGQCTIEISDAKGIKIFKETLDTNEYGVASFDMPLASEVNLGTWKVKADMGQAQTQLDLRVEKYVLPKFSVDVTTPRDWFLVSDTITGQVDAAYFFGKPVEGRVNVVATRYVGVWEEYATYEADLEDGSAEFELPAVGWVAGTSGAGGMGSMQLNISVTDTGDHTETTTKLLRITQSPVVLQVIPESRLVKPGMPFNVLVVTETPDGEPLEKDVEIELEFLDKNYNQQRQSSTVTTKNGVALAEFQAPEDILRVTLNARSGDASQSMNLGTVYSPSGSFLHLAQTSRGTPQVGDTMTFTVYSTNPGTVYYDIMAGGRAVFSATSSERNISLTVTPQMSPRAEVVAYIINPNSEVSADTLPFDVLMEAPVDLQVSFDREAVEPGDDVRVDFDAGSKSMIGYSIVDESVFALSEGRLNLRQVFDELEKRFMEPQAEAHPQYWTPVPLGAQDIIQEAGFQVLKSPDLDVPEQIIEQEKMGGGRNGGFFGGIVVEDVMEMGTEVAMAAMTGAPIPSATAPPSDDQGELMEVKRVRQFFPETWIWEPGLLTNGKGQASVDLNAPDSITTWRLHAVSSSPEGFGIAETNLKVFQDFFVDPDLPYAVTRGEEFPVTVQVYNYLDKDQQVTVTLAGENWFNIIGTSKSKITVPANSVKPVHFTIRPTKVGTQLVEITGQTTRRADAVKKDIIVEAEGTQREIVMNGILQDKDVTLDAALPQGIVADSGRVLLSFTPSLVAQSISGVDDLLGMPYGCGEQNMLLFAPDVEILRYLKTSGQANPEIQAKAEMFIITGYQRELTYQHRDGSFSAFGDNDPEGSLWLTAFVLQSFSGARDVTTIDESVLDEAADWIVDRQNRDGSWDQIGFVHHQDMMGGLSGKYSLSAYTALSLLEYGRAPGALDNAQKYLEDNLDDQSDDPYALALATLVLERLDSDRADDALDMLMDLAKQDENGMYWELEPAVMPMREMYWQPPSSKNVEVTAYGALVLIEHRDARANEVLKWISSQRNSLGGYGSTQDTVMAFKALMTAAATQAKDTDATITVSVDGKEITRVRVNTVNYDVLQMVEIPGSTELVTLSMSGKGDISYQLVKRFNVILPDVPEFTDLEFEVEYDAANVAVNDIVDVHARVNYTGEANSTGMLILDIAVPTGFDPVVSTLDELKNDRIISRYDIAGRKVILYVDDLPKGKELRFDLSVQARFPVKAIIPDSSAYSYYNPEIKAESRGQEIVVA, encoded by the coding sequence ATGAACCCTGATAAGAAAATACCCCTATTCATCTCGCTACTGGTCCTGTTCCTCATACTTCTGATCGTCTTTCCCACCATCACCCAACCCATTACAAAACTGATCAACCAGCCTGCGCGTCCCTACGACCCAACCGCCTCCTATACAGGCAGCGACCTCCTGATTCTCGCCCCCCGTGTCATGTTTACGGGCGGCGAATCAGCCATTACCATTGCTGCATCTGAAAAAGGGTTCCCGGTGGAGCAGAGCATCAGCTTCATGCTGGTGGACGCCGCCGGTGTGGCAACCACCCTTACGCGGGGCTCGACGGGTCCGTCCGGTCACGCCGTGGCCGCCTTTGATGTCCCTGACCTGGACCCCGGCACCTATACCCTGGTGGCCCAGCCTGCCGGCTCCAATGCCACGTTCAACGGCAGTGTCAGGATAGCAAACAGCAGCGCCCTGTTCCTCGAGACCGATAAACCCATATACAAACCCGGGCAGGTCATCCACGGCCGGATCCTGTCCCTGAACAACAAGCTCATACCCGTATCAGGCCAGTGCACCATTGAGATATCAGATGCCAAAGGCATCAAGATATTCAAGGAGACCCTGGACACCAACGAATACGGCGTGGCATCCTTTGACATGCCCCTGGCCAGTGAAGTGAACCTGGGCACCTGGAAGGTCAAAGCCGATATGGGCCAGGCCCAGACCCAGCTCGACCTGAGGGTCGAGAAATACGTGCTGCCAAAGTTCAGCGTGGATGTGACCACACCCCGGGACTGGTTCCTGGTGAGTGATACAATAACCGGGCAGGTGGATGCTGCCTACTTCTTCGGCAAGCCAGTCGAAGGCAGGGTCAACGTTGTAGCCACCCGGTACGTAGGTGTATGGGAAGAATATGCCACGTATGAGGCAGACCTGGAAGACGGCTCTGCAGAATTCGAACTTCCAGCTGTTGGCTGGGTAGCCGGTACCTCAGGCGCCGGTGGCATGGGCAGTATGCAGCTTAATATTTCAGTGACCGATACCGGAGACCACACCGAGACCACCACCAAACTGCTCAGGATCACCCAGTCACCCGTTGTCCTCCAGGTCATACCTGAATCCAGGCTGGTCAAACCCGGTATGCCGTTCAATGTCCTGGTAGTGACAGAAACGCCTGACGGTGAACCCCTGGAGAAGGATGTGGAAATAGAGCTTGAATTCCTGGATAAGAATTACAATCAGCAGCGTCAATCCTCCACTGTTACCACAAAGAACGGTGTGGCCCTTGCCGAATTCCAGGCGCCTGAGGATATCCTGAGAGTAACCCTGAACGCCCGCTCAGGTGATGCATCCCAGAGCATGAACCTGGGTACCGTATATTCGCCAAGTGGCAGTTTCCTCCACCTTGCCCAGACCAGCAGGGGTACTCCGCAGGTAGGGGATACTATGACCTTCACGGTGTACAGCACCAATCCCGGCACCGTGTATTACGATATTATGGCAGGAGGCAGGGCCGTGTTCTCTGCCACGAGCAGTGAGCGCAATATCAGCCTCACGGTCACGCCCCAGATGAGCCCCCGGGCCGAAGTGGTGGCGTATATCATCAATCCCAACAGTGAAGTATCGGCAGACACCCTGCCCTTTGATGTGCTCATGGAAGCGCCTGTTGACCTGCAGGTTTCGTTCGACCGGGAAGCAGTTGAACCAGGCGACGATGTACGCGTGGATTTTGATGCAGGCTCCAAATCCATGATAGGGTACTCCATAGTGGACGAATCGGTATTCGCTCTCAGTGAAGGCAGGCTGAACCTCCGGCAGGTATTCGATGAACTTGAAAAACGGTTCATGGAGCCCCAGGCCGAAGCCCATCCCCAGTACTGGACCCCTGTTCCCCTGGGTGCACAGGATATTATCCAGGAGGCCGGGTTCCAGGTACTAAAATCACCGGACCTGGACGTTCCTGAGCAAATAATCGAACAGGAAAAGATGGGAGGAGGGCGAAATGGTGGTTTCTTTGGAGGTATAGTGGTGGAAGATGTCATGGAAATGGGCACCGAAGTTGCCATGGCTGCCATGACAGGTGCGCCCATACCCTCTGCGACCGCACCTCCATCTGATGACCAGGGTGAATTAATGGAAGTGAAGCGGGTCAGGCAGTTCTTCCCCGAGACATGGATATGGGAACCCGGACTGCTTACCAACGGAAAGGGACAGGCCAGCGTTGACCTGAACGCTCCCGATTCCATCACTACCTGGCGGCTCCATGCCGTCTCTTCTTCCCCTGAAGGATTCGGCATTGCCGAGACCAACCTCAAAGTGTTCCAGGATTTCTTTGTGGACCCGGACCTGCCGTATGCAGTGACCAGGGGCGAGGAATTCCCGGTCACCGTACAGGTGTATAACTATCTGGACAAAGACCAGCAGGTAACGGTGACCCTGGCCGGAGAGAACTGGTTCAATATCATCGGCACCAGCAAATCGAAGATAACCGTTCCTGCAAACAGCGTGAAACCGGTACATTTCACCATCAGGCCCACAAAGGTGGGTACCCAGCTGGTGGAGATAACAGGCCAGACCACCAGACGGGCCGATGCGGTAAAGAAAGATATCATCGTGGAAGCGGAAGGGACACAGCGAGAGATAGTGATGAACGGTATTTTGCAGGATAAGGATGTTACCCTGGACGCCGCCCTGCCACAGGGTATCGTTGCCGATTCCGGCAGGGTGCTGCTCAGCTTCACTCCGTCCCTGGTGGCCCAGTCCATCAGCGGTGTGGACGACCTGCTGGGTATGCCATACGGCTGCGGGGAGCAGAACATGCTGCTCTTTGCGCCAGACGTGGAAATACTACGATATCTGAAGACCTCAGGACAGGCCAATCCCGAGATACAGGCCAAGGCCGAGATGTTCATCATCACCGGATACCAGCGTGAGTTGACCTACCAGCACAGGGACGGTTCGTTCTCGGCTTTCGGGGACAACGACCCCGAGGGCAGCCTCTGGCTCACTGCCTTCGTGCTCCAGTCCTTCAGCGGTGCCAGGGATGTGACCACTATAGATGAATCGGTGCTCGACGAGGCAGCTGACTGGATAGTTGACAGGCAGAACCGTGACGGCTCCTGGGACCAGATAGGTTTCGTGCACCACCAGGATATGATGGGGGGATTGAGCGGTAAGTATTCCCTGAGTGCCTACACAGCACTGTCACTGCTGGAATACGGCAGGGCACCCGGCGCTCTTGACAATGCGCAGAAATACCTGGAAGATAACCTGGACGACCAGAGCGACGACCCTTATGCACTTGCACTGGCCACGCTGGTGCTTGAGCGACTGGATAGTGACCGGGCAGATGATGCCCTTGATATGCTCATGGACCTGGCAAAACAGGATGAGAACGGCATGTACTGGGAACTTGAGCCGGCCGTGATGCCGATGAGGGAAATGTACTGGCAGCCTCCTTCCAGCAAGAATGTTGAAGTGACAGCCTACGGCGCACTGGTGCTTATCGAGCACCGGGATGCCAGGGCCAATGAGGTACTGAAATGGATATCTTCACAGCGCAACAGCCTGGGAGGGTATGGTAGTACCCAGGATACGGTCATGGCCTTCAAAGCGCTCATGACTGCAGCAGCTACACAGGCAAAGGATACCGATGCCACAATAACGGTCAGTGTAGATGGGAAGGAGATTACCAGGGTAAGGGTGAATACCGTAAACTACGATGTGCTGCAGATGGTAGAGATACCCGGCTCCACAGAACTGGTTACCCTGAGCATGTCAGGAAAAGGCGATATCAGCTACCAGCTCGTCAAGCGGTTCAATGTGATACTGCCCGATGTACCGGAATTCACTGACCTGGAATTCGAGGTGGAATATGATGCTGCTAATGTGGCTGTGAACGATATCGTAGATGTCCATGCACGCGTGAACTATACCGGAGAGGCAAATTCCACCGGCATGCTCATTCTTGACATAGCAGTACCCACAGGATTTGACCCGGTAGTATCCACGCTGGATGAACTGAAAAACGACCGCATCATAAGCAGATATGATATTGCAGGCCGCAAGGTCATCCTGTATGTGGACGACCTGCCAAAAGGAAAAGAATTGAGGTTCGACCTGTCAGTCCAGGCCCGGTTCCCGGTCAAGGCCATAATCCCGGACAGCAGTGCGTACTCATACTATAATCCTGAGATAAAGGCCGAGTCGAGGGGTCAGGAGATAGTTGTCGCATAA
- a CDS encoding radical SAM protein, with the protein MIPMTPQQPPSQKHNENCMVCGSELQYLDRPASSTCIYCNKTEEGYFVCPNGHYVCDPCHSAGALEIIERACTASASTNPMELALSIMRHPGIPMHGSEHHGMIAAVLVAAHRNITGEGTEDDVREAIRRGSQVPAGYCGLFGTDAAAIATGIAIAVILRATPLSDVERSRGITMTSRALAAISNNRGPRCCKRSTMTVLEVATEYFREVLGVEFGHVPAARLRCEHSHRNKVCAKVDCRYYPG; encoded by the coding sequence ATGATTCCCATGACACCCCAGCAACCCCCCTCACAAAAGCACAACGAGAATTGCATGGTCTGCGGCTCTGAACTACAATACCTTGACCGCCCCGCCAGCAGTACATGCATCTACTGCAACAAAACCGAAGAGGGATATTTCGTATGCCCCAACGGTCATTATGTGTGCGACCCGTGCCATAGCGCCGGTGCCCTGGAAATAATTGAGCGGGCCTGCACAGCATCAGCTTCCACTAACCCCATGGAGCTGGCACTGTCCATCATGCGTCATCCCGGCATACCCATGCACGGCTCTGAGCACCACGGCATGATAGCGGCCGTGCTGGTGGCCGCCCACAGGAACATCACAGGCGAAGGCACCGAAGATGACGTAAGGGAGGCTATCCGGCGGGGCAGCCAGGTACCGGCAGGATACTGCGGGTTGTTCGGCACCGATGCGGCCGCCATTGCCACCGGTATTGCCATTGCTGTGATACTCAGGGCCACCCCTTTATCCGATGTTGAGCGCAGCCGCGGCATAACCATGACCTCGAGGGCGCTGGCAGCCATATCCAACAACCGGGGGCCCAGGTGCTGCAAGCGCAGTACCATGACCGTGCTGGAAGTGGCAACCGAGTACTTCAGGGAAGTGCTGGGTGTGGAGTTCGGGCATGTACCTGCAGCACGGCTGCGATGCGAACACAGCCACCGCAATAAAGTATGTGCGAAAGTGGATTGCAGATATTATCCAGGTTAA
- a CDS encoding class I tRNA ligase family protein, whose amino-acid sequence MGLHVLSLFNSLTRQVEQFRPMKEGEVKMFTCGPSIYQRPHIGNYRTFLFEDVLQRYLEYQGYTVTRALNCTDVEEKSILEAKKHAMDVLEFTGKYSKLFFQDLALLKIRPPTFNPRSSTSIDQAVDIIQNLLEKGYAYWYRGNVYFDPLKFDDFGKLGRPDLSRWPKTRRRFHRDTYPGNYWNLGDFILWHGYREGDTVYWDTSIGRGRPAWNVQDPAMVLQTLGPSLDICCGGEDNMVRHHDYTIAIVESVTGKKMANYWLHGAHLLVDGRKMSKSKGNVVYPDDLLDKGYSAQEIRFFLLYGSYRKRLNFTYDKFTKVTGKLSQVQNVIDTIRNADDSNVSGNNVEEFTERLKAGFEKNMDNDLDVRQAFNDISHTLSLLSGLLVQKGAAKRDVGKIVRVLTEIDSVLQVFGLAEN is encoded by the coding sequence ATGGGGTTACATGTGCTATCTCTCTTTAATAGTCTCACCAGGCAGGTCGAACAATTTCGACCAATGAAGGAAGGTGAAGTGAAAATGTTCACCTGCGGCCCGTCCATCTACCAGCGGCCGCATATAGGGAATTACCGCACGTTCCTGTTCGAGGACGTGCTGCAGCGCTATCTTGAGTACCAGGGATATACGGTCACACGGGCACTGAATTGCACTGACGTGGAAGAAAAGTCTATCCTTGAAGCCAAAAAACACGCTATGGATGTACTGGAATTTACGGGAAAATACAGCAAGCTGTTCTTCCAGGACCTTGCTTTGTTGAAGATACGACCTCCCACGTTCAATCCCCGTTCATCCACATCCATTGACCAGGCGGTGGATATCATACAGAACCTGCTGGAAAAAGGCTATGCATACTGGTACAGGGGGAATGTGTACTTTGACCCGCTCAAGTTCGATGATTTCGGTAAACTGGGACGGCCCGACCTGTCCCGGTGGCCGAAGACCAGGCGCCGCTTTCACAGGGATACCTATCCAGGCAACTACTGGAACCTTGGCGATTTCATTCTCTGGCACGGGTACCGGGAGGGTGATACCGTGTACTGGGACACAAGCATCGGCAGGGGCAGGCCTGCATGGAACGTCCAGGACCCTGCCATGGTATTGCAGACACTGGGACCTTCACTGGACATCTGCTGCGGCGGAGAGGATAATATGGTACGGCACCATGATTATACCATAGCCATTGTCGAATCGGTCACCGGTAAAAAGATGGCAAATTACTGGCTGCACGGGGCACATCTGCTGGTGGATGGCAGGAAGATGTCCAAGAGCAAAGGCAATGTGGTCTATCCTGATGACCTGCTGGATAAGGGGTATTCTGCACAAGAGATACGTTTCTTTCTTCTTTATGGTAGTTACCGGAAGCGTCTGAACTTTACTTATGATAAGTTTACGAAGGTGACAGGTAAATTATCACAGGTACAGAATGTGATCGATACTATCAGGAATGCAGATGATAGCAATGTATCCGGCAATAACGTAGAGGAATTTACAGAGCGTTTAAAGGCTGGTTTTGAAAAGAACATGGATAATGACCTTGATGTCAGGCAGGCATTTAACGATATTTCCCATACATTGTCACTGTTGTCAGGACTTCTTGTACAAAAAGGTGCAGCAAAGCGGGATGTAGGGAAGATCGTTCGTGTGTTGACTGAAATTGATAGCGTATTACAGGTATTCGGGCTGGCAGAGAATTAA
- a CDS encoding ABC transporter permease, producing the protein MSYFHIPVLSKRIMKVWLRNWDVFQQTYKVNFLPPFLEPLLYLFALGFGLGVFIEDIEGVSYAKFIAPALIAISIMNSSFFECTYSSYVRMYYQKTYDAMISTPLSIDEVIAGELLWGATRSLINATIMLPVLAAFGLIDLPLSLLIIPFSFLGGLLFASIAMCFTAISPNITALNYPAFLFITPMFLFSGTFFPLSLLPVQVQYFALAVLPLTHVVMIVRSLTLGTPTVHLLFNLAWIVFAATLFFVLSVNLMKKKLIT; encoded by the coding sequence ATGTCATATTTTCACATTCCTGTGCTCAGCAAGCGCATCATGAAGGTATGGCTCCGGAACTGGGACGTGTTCCAACAAACCTATAAGGTAAATTTCCTGCCACCTTTCCTTGAACCCCTGTTATATCTTTTTGCGCTCGGATTTGGCCTGGGTGTGTTTATCGAGGACATCGAAGGTGTCTCTTACGCAAAGTTCATAGCGCCGGCCCTGATAGCGATTTCGATCATGAACTCTTCTTTTTTTGAGTGTACGTATTCTTCATATGTCAGGATGTACTACCAGAAGACCTATGATGCCATGATCTCGACACCCTTGAGCATTGATGAAGTGATAGCAGGTGAATTGTTGTGGGGAGCAACCAGAAGTTTGATAAATGCAACAATAATGCTTCCGGTACTTGCTGCTTTCGGGCTTATCGACCTGCCTTTGTCCCTGCTGATAATCCCGTTCTCATTCCTGGGTGGACTGCTCTTTGCCTCTATAGCAATGTGTTTTACAGCAATCTCGCCAAACATAACCGCACTCAATTACCCGGCCTTTTTGTTCATAACACCCATGTTCCTCTTTTCCGGCACATTCTTCCCGCTGTCCCTTCTCCCCGTACAGGTACAGTATTTTGCACTGGCAGTGCTACCGCTGACCCATGTGGTCATGATTGTCCGGTCCCTGACCTTAGGTACTCCTACCGTTCACCTGTTGTTCAATCTTGCATGGATCGTATTTGCAGCGACACTTTTTTTCGTATTGTCAGTGAACCTGATGAAAAAGAAACTTATAACTTAA
- a CDS encoding ATP-binding cassette domain-containing protein has translation MSSIIVAEDLVKTFGEFVAVDGISFTVEEGEVFGFLGPNGAGKTTAMKMIQCVSPRTAGKLDVFGMDVNTSQSDIKRLLGVVPQETNLDPDFSVYENLMVFSRYFDMSRNDARKVTDELLDFVQLNEKKNVNIEQLSGGMKRRLILARALINRPRLLILDEPTVGLDPQARHLIWDKLRSLRDKKVTIVLTTHYLDEAAHLCDRLVIMDNGRILEEGSPKEMVQKNIGTDIVEVGNGPEILACLDDMVADYEIIGDTIQVYTNDPEHVTSHLLKECRLGKITARSATLEDVFLKLTGRKLRE, from the coding sequence ATCTCTTCTATTATCGTTGCTGAAGACCTTGTAAAGACGTTCGGTGAATTCGTAGCTGTTGACGGGATAAGCTTTACTGTGGAAGAAGGAGAAGTGTTCGGTTTTTTGGGTCCCAACGGTGCCGGTAAGACCACAGCAATGAAGATGATCCAGTGTGTATCACCCAGGACCGCGGGAAAACTTGACGTGTTCGGCATGGATGTGAATACCAGCCAGTCCGACATCAAGAGATTGTTGGGCGTCGTTCCCCAGGAGACGAACCTGGACCCGGATTTTAGCGTATACGAGAACCTGATGGTCTTTTCACGATATTTTGACATGAGCCGCAATGATGCCAGGAAGGTTACTGATGAACTGCTGGATTTCGTCCAGCTAAATGAGAAAAAGAATGTCAATATCGAGCAGCTCTCAGGTGGTATGAAGCGGCGTTTGATCCTGGCAAGGGCCCTTATCAACAGACCGCGCCTGCTGATCCTGGATGAACCCACGGTGGGACTGGACCCCCAGGCAAGGCACCTTATCTGGGACAAGCTCAGGAGCCTGCGGGATAAGAAGGTCACCATTGTGCTCACCACTCATTATCTTGATGAGGCCGCACACCTGTGCGACAGGCTTGTTATCATGGATAATGGCAGGATACTGGAGGAAGGAAGCCCGAAAGAGATGGTACAGAAAAATATCGGCACCGATATTGTGGAGGTCGGGAACGGCCCCGAGATCCTGGCATGCCTTGATGATATGGTCGCAGACTATGAGATCATAGGTGATACAATACAGGTGTATACCAACGACCCGGAGCATGTCACATCCCACCTGTTGAAGGAATGCCGGCTCGGGAAAATTACTGCACGTTCGGCAACCCTGGAGGACGTGTTCCTGAAATTAACGGGCAGGAAGTTGAGAGAATGA
- a CDS encoding metal-dependent hydrolase, with the protein MDWISHIIFGLALTRLAYMKRQQEWEKYRTTILSIAIVASLFPDLDILTTHRSEIHAPLVLAVLGGVIGIVYPVSLRALLSGFLSHSLLDIFLFDNSKGTIRQIIDIAITNDTAASEVNEAVVTGVAANGIMLLYPLSRKMYYILLTETTYAFVAMLVLCIAAITVYLTRSGTDKYR; encoded by the coding sequence ATGGACTGGATATCACACATCATCTTCGGCCTTGCCTTAACAAGACTGGCCTACATGAAACGCCAGCAGGAGTGGGAAAAATACCGCACCACTATATTATCGATAGCCATCGTCGCCAGCCTGTTCCCCGACCTTGATATCCTCACCACCCACCGCAGCGAAATACACGCACCGCTGGTGCTGGCGGTACTGGGAGGAGTCATCGGTATAGTCTATCCCGTATCACTCAGAGCACTGCTGTCGGGTTTCTTAAGCCACAGCCTGCTGGATATCTTTCTGTTCGACAATTCAAAAGGTACCATCAGGCAGATAATAGACATTGCCATCACCAATGACACGGCAGCCAGTGAAGTGAATGAAGCGGTCGTAACGGGAGTTGCAGCCAATGGGATCATGTTATTGTATCCGCTGAGCCGCAAGATGTACTACATCCTGCTTACCGAAACGACCTATGCATTTGTTGCAATGCTGGTCTTGTGTATTGCTGCCATCACTGTGTATCTCACCCGCTCTGGTACTGACAAGTATCGATAA
- a CDS encoding phosphopantetheine adenylyltransferase, with protein sequence MSRVAVGGTFNPLHDGHRALLARAYQLSKGGELLIGITSNEMAGKKYHEVEDWEVRKQEVTDFMQETFNASPFITRLDDPFGPAIDEDFDYLVVSPETEPTAHIINTRRTEQGKEPISIELVKYVLADDGQPISSTRVLQGEIDIHGNLLQHR encoded by the coding sequence ATGTCCAGAGTTGCAGTAGGCGGAACATTCAATCCCTTACATGACGGCCACAGAGCCCTGCTTGCCAGGGCATACCAGTTAAGCAAAGGTGGGGAACTCTTGATAGGCATTACTTCAAACGAGATGGCAGGGAAAAAGTACCACGAAGTAGAAGACTGGGAGGTAAGAAAACAGGAGGTCACGGATTTTATGCAGGAAACCTTCAATGCAAGTCCCTTTATTACCAGGCTGGACGACCCGTTCGGTCCTGCCATAGATGAGGATTTCGATTACCTTGTAGTCTCTCCCGAGACCGAACCCACAGCCCACATAATAAATACCCGGCGAACTGAACAGGGAAAAGAACCCATCAGCATCGAACTGGTAAAGTATGTCCTGGCTGATGACGGACAGCCAATCTCCTCAACCAGGGTGTTACAGGGGGAGATAGATATTCACGGCAACCTGCTGCAACACCGATAA